Proteins from a single region of Amblyomma americanum isolate KBUSLIRL-KWMA chromosome 10, ASM5285725v1, whole genome shotgun sequence:
- the LOC144108308 gene encoding uncharacterized protein LOC144108308 — LYCPGSTRTWSRSDLLPQHRPEVGRCRFLCSERGYSTNVSTHLKDHQRTHTGKRPFRCTQCNKSFTAKCSLVEHIRIHTGERPYQCIHCSKNFTLSSNLVRHLRTHTGERPFRCTHCSKSFTQGSNLKQHLHIHTGERPYRCKLCPMAFANSANLRHHVRRTHTHKKPPECDMLDPLNMFMYSLHVFASTRLVELYETVVFICPFFHCPGSTRTWSRSDLLPQQRPEAGRGRSRFLCTHCGYSTNKHTSFKHHERTHTGERPFWCTQCNKSFAAKSSLVEHIRIHTGEKPYRCTFCSKDFTLNGNLTQHLRIHTRERPYQCTHCSKNFTLNGNLTRHLRIHTGERPYRCNLCPMGFVCSSELSRHVRTHTRKKPSV; from the exons TTGTATTGCCCAGGCTCAACCAGAACTTGGAGCAGGAGTGACTTACTGCCTCAACATAGGCCAGAAGTAGGAAGATGCCGGTTCCTGTGCTCTGAGCGTGGGTACTCCACAAATGTTAGCACTCACTTGAAAGACCACCAGAGGACACACACCGGAAAGCGCCCCTTCCGGTGCACCCAATGCAACAAGAGCTTCACTGCCAAGTGCAGCCTGGTGGAGCATATTcgcatccacacaggcgagaggccgtaCCAATGCATACATTGCAGCAAGAACTTCACTCTAAGCAGCAACCTGGTACGGCATCTTCGtacccacacaggcgagaggccattCCGATGTACAcattgcagcaagagcttcactCAGGGCAGCAACCTGAAACAGCATCTTCATAttcacacaggcgagaggccataccgGTGCAAATTATGCCCCATGGCTTTTGCAAACAGTGCAAACCTGAGACATCATGTGCGAAGAACACATACCCACAAAAAACCACCTGAGTG TGACATGTTGGACCCTTTGAACATGTTCATGTACTCTTTGCATGTGTTTGCTTCTACCAGACTGGTGGAGCTCTATGAAACTGTTGTCTTCAT ATGTCCTTTCTTCCATTGCCCAGGCTCAACCAGAACTTGGAGCAGGAGTGACTTACTGCCTCAACAAAGGCCAGAAGCAGGAAGAGGAAGATCCCGTTTCCTGTGCACTCACTGTGGGTACTCCACCAATAAGCACACTAGCTTCAAGCACCACGAGAGGACACACACCGGAGAGCGCCCCTTCTGGTGCACCCAATGCAACAAGAGCTTTGCTGCCAAGAGCAGCCTGGTGGAGCATATTCGCATTCACACTGGTGAAAAGCCGTACCGATGCACATTTTGCAGCAAGGACTTCACACTGAATGGCAACCTGACACAGCATCTTCGTATCCACACacgcgagaggccataccagtgcacacattgcagcaagaacTTCACACTGAATGGCAACCTGACACGGcatcttcgtatccacacaggcgagaggccataccgATGCAACTTATGTCCCATGGGTTTTGTATGCAGTTCTGAGCTGAGTCGCCATGTGCGAACTCACACCCGCAAAAAACCATCAGTGTGA